A section of the Oncorhynchus gorbuscha isolate QuinsamMale2020 ecotype Even-year linkage group LG04, OgorEven_v1.0, whole genome shotgun sequence genome encodes:
- the LOC124033927 gene encoding CUGBP Elav-like family member 1 isoform X21 codes for MASFKLDFLPEMMVDHCSLNSSPVAKKMNGTLDHPDQPDIDAIKMFVGQIPRSWAEEQLRELFEPYGAVYEINVLRDRSQNPPQSKGCCFITYYARKSALEAQNALHNMKILPGMHHPVQMKPADSEKNNAVEDRKLFIGMISKKCNENDIRLMFSPYGQIEECRILRGPDGLSRGCAFITFTARQMAQSTIKSMHQSQTMEGCSSPIVVKFADTQKDKEQKRIAQQLQQQMQQLNAASMWGNLTGLNSLGPQYLALYLQLLQQSATSGNTLNNLHPMSGLNAMQNLAALAAAASATQATGSSALTTSSSPLSVLTSSGSSPTSCNNNSVNPMASLGALQSLAAGAGAGLNMGSLAGMAALNGGLGSGGMSNGTGSTMEALTQAYSGIQQYAAAALPSLYNQSLLSQQSVSAAGSQKEGPEGANLFIYHLPQEFGDQDLLQMFMPFGNVISAKVFIDKQTNLSKCFGFVSYDNPVSSQAAIQSMNGFQIGMKRLKVQLKRSKNDSKPY; via the exons ggcaAAGAAGATGAATGGGACCCTGGACCACCCAGACCAGCCCGACATCGATGCTATCAAGATGTTCGTTGGCCAGATCCCACGGTCCTGGGCAGAGGAACAGCTGCGGGAGCTTTTTGAGCCTTACGGCGCCGTCTACGAAATCAATGTGTTGCGTGACAGGAGCCAAAATCCCCCACAGAGCAAAG GTTGTTGTTTCATAACATATTACGCTCGCAAATCAGCGTTGGAAGCACAAAATGCCCTTCACAACATGAAAATTCTCCCTGGG ATGCATCACCCCGTTCAGATGAAGCCAGCTGACAGTGAGAAGAATAATG CGGTGGAAGACAGGAAGTTGTTCATAGGGATGATATCGAAAAAGTGTAATGAGAATGACATCAGACTTATGTTCTCGCCGTACGGACAGATCGAGGAATGTAGAATACTACGTGGGCCGGATGGACTGAGCCGTG GTTGTGCGTTTATCACTTTTACAGCAAGACAGATGGCACAGTCAACAATCAAATCCATGCACCAATCACAAACTATGGAG GGCTGTTCGTCTCCCATCGTCGTGAAGTTTGCCGACACGCAGAAGGACAAAGAGCAGAAGCGCATCGCCCAGCAGCTTCAGCAGCAGATGCAGCAGCTCAACGCTGCCTCAATGTGGGGGAATCTGACCGGGCTCAACTCTCTGGGCCCACAGTATCTGGCA CTTTATTTACAGCTCCTCCAGCAGTCTGCCACCTCTGGGAATACCCTCAACAACCTTCACCCCATGTCTG GGCTGAATGCCATGCAGAACCTGGCTGCTCTGGCAGCGGCGGCCAGCGCAACACAGGCCACGGGCAGCAGCGCTCTCACCACCTCTAGCAGTCCCCTCAGTGTGCTCACCAGCTCAG GATCGTCACCCACCTCCTGTAACAACAACTCAGTGAACCCCATGGCCTCTTTAGGGGCGCTGCAGTCGTTGGCCGCAGGGGCTGGAGCCGGCCTCAACATGGGCTCACTTGCAG GGATGGCAGCCCTGAACGGTGGTCTAGGCAGCGGGGGCATGTCGAACGGAACTGGTAGCACCATGGAAGCCCTTACCCAGGCCTACTCCGGGATCCAGCAGTACGCTGCTGCTGCCCTCCCCAGCCTCTACAACCAGAGCCTGCTCTCCCAACAGAGTGTCAGTGCTGCAGGGAGCCAGAAGGAAG GCCCTGAGGGAGCCAACTTGTTCATATACCACCTCCCCCAGGAGTTTGGAGACCAAGACCTGCTCCAGATGTTCATGCCCTTTGGCAACGTTATTTCCGCTAAGGTGTTCATTGACAAGCAGACCAACCTCAGCAAGTGTTTTG GCTTTGTGAGTTACGACAATCCAGTCTCATCTCAGGCCGCCATTCAGTCGATGAACGGTTTCCAAATTGGTATGAAGCGACTAAAGGTGCAGCTGAAGCGATCCAAAAATGACAGCAAGCCATACTGA
- the LOC124033927 gene encoding CUGBP Elav-like family member 1 isoform X16 encodes MDSIDAEVLYLSTEQHGQPQCELPHTALEVPTMGGAKKMNGTLDHPDQPDIDAIKMFVGQIPRSWAEEQLRELFEPYGAVYEINVLRDRSQNPPQSKGCCFITYYARKSALEAQNALHNMKILPGMHHPVQMKPADSEKNNAVEDRKLFIGMISKKCNENDIRLMFSPYGQIEECRILRGPDGLSRGCAFITFTARQMAQSTIKSMHQSQTMEGCSSPIVVKFADTQKDKEQKRIAQQLQQQMQQLNAASMWGNLTGLNSLGPQYLALYLQLLQQSATSGNTLNNLHPMSGLNAMQNLAALAAAASATQATGSSALTTSSSPLSVLTSSGSSPTSCNNNSVNPMASLGALQSLAAGAGAGLNMGSLAGMAALNGGLGSGGMSNGTGSTMEALTQAYSGIQQYAAAALPSLYNQSLLSQQSVSAAGSQKEGPEGANLFIYHLPQEFGDQDLLQMFMPFGNVISAKVFIDKQTNLSKCFGFVSYDNPVSSQAAIQSMNGFQIGMKRLKVQLKRSKNDSKPY; translated from the exons ggcaAAGAAGATGAATGGGACCCTGGACCACCCAGACCAGCCCGACATCGATGCTATCAAGATGTTCGTTGGCCAGATCCCACGGTCCTGGGCAGAGGAACAGCTGCGGGAGCTTTTTGAGCCTTACGGCGCCGTCTACGAAATCAATGTGTTGCGTGACAGGAGCCAAAATCCCCCACAGAGCAAAG GTTGTTGTTTCATAACATATTACGCTCGCAAATCAGCGTTGGAAGCACAAAATGCCCTTCACAACATGAAAATTCTCCCTGGG ATGCATCACCCCGTTCAGATGAAGCCAGCTGACAGTGAGAAGAATAATG CGGTGGAAGACAGGAAGTTGTTCATAGGGATGATATCGAAAAAGTGTAATGAGAATGACATCAGACTTATGTTCTCGCCGTACGGACAGATCGAGGAATGTAGAATACTACGTGGGCCGGATGGACTGAGCCGTG GTTGTGCGTTTATCACTTTTACAGCAAGACAGATGGCACAGTCAACAATCAAATCCATGCACCAATCACAAACTATGGAG GGCTGTTCGTCTCCCATCGTCGTGAAGTTTGCCGACACGCAGAAGGACAAAGAGCAGAAGCGCATCGCCCAGCAGCTTCAGCAGCAGATGCAGCAGCTCAACGCTGCCTCAATGTGGGGGAATCTGACCGGGCTCAACTCTCTGGGCCCACAGTATCTGGCA CTTTATTTACAGCTCCTCCAGCAGTCTGCCACCTCTGGGAATACCCTCAACAACCTTCACCCCATGTCTG GGCTGAATGCCATGCAGAACCTGGCTGCTCTGGCAGCGGCGGCCAGCGCAACACAGGCCACGGGCAGCAGCGCTCTCACCACCTCTAGCAGTCCCCTCAGTGTGCTCACCAGCTCAG GATCGTCACCCACCTCCTGTAACAACAACTCAGTGAACCCCATGGCCTCTTTAGGGGCGCTGCAGTCGTTGGCCGCAGGGGCTGGAGCCGGCCTCAACATGGGCTCACTTGCAG GGATGGCAGCCCTGAACGGTGGTCTAGGCAGCGGGGGCATGTCGAACGGAACTGGTAGCACCATGGAAGCCCTTACCCAGGCCTACTCCGGGATCCAGCAGTACGCTGCTGCTGCCCTCCCCAGCCTCTACAACCAGAGCCTGCTCTCCCAACAGAGTGTCAGTGCTGCAGGGAGCCAGAAGGAAG GCCCTGAGGGAGCCAACTTGTTCATATACCACCTCCCCCAGGAGTTTGGAGACCAAGACCTGCTCCAGATGTTCATGCCCTTTGGCAACGTTATTTCCGCTAAGGTGTTCATTGACAAGCAGACCAACCTCAGCAAGTGTTTTG GCTTTGTGAGTTACGACAATCCAGTCTCATCTCAGGCCGCCATTCAGTCGATGAACGGTTTCCAAATTGGTATGAAGCGACTAAAGGTGCAGCTGAAGCGATCCAAAAATGACAGCAAGCCATACTGA
- the LOC124033927 gene encoding CUGBP Elav-like family member 1 isoform X15, whose product MDSIDAEVLYLSTEQHGQPQCELPHTALEVPTMGGAKKMNGTLDHPDQPDIDAIKMFVGQIPRSWAEEQLRELFEPYGAVYEINVLRDRSQNPPQSKGCCFITYYARKSALEAQNALHNMKILPGMHHPVQMKPADSEKNNAVEDRKLFIGMISKKCNENDIRLMFSPYGQIEECRILRGPDGLSRGCAFITFTARQMAQSTIKSMHQSQTMEGCSSPIVVKFADTQKDKEQKRIAQQLQQQMQQLNAASMWGNLTGLNSLGPQYLALYLQLLQQSATSGNTLNNLHPMSGLNAMQNLAALAAAASATQATGSSALTTSSSPLSVLTSSAGSSPTSCNNNSVNPMASLGALQSLAAGAGAGLNMGSLAGMAALNGGLGSGGMSNGTGSTMEALTQAYSGIQQYAAAALPSLYNQSLLSQQSVSAAGSQKEGPEGANLFIYHLPQEFGDQDLLQMFMPFGNVISAKVFIDKQTNLSKCFGFVSYDNPVSSQAAIQSMNGFQIGMKRLKVQLKRSKNDSKPY is encoded by the exons ggcaAAGAAGATGAATGGGACCCTGGACCACCCAGACCAGCCCGACATCGATGCTATCAAGATGTTCGTTGGCCAGATCCCACGGTCCTGGGCAGAGGAACAGCTGCGGGAGCTTTTTGAGCCTTACGGCGCCGTCTACGAAATCAATGTGTTGCGTGACAGGAGCCAAAATCCCCCACAGAGCAAAG GTTGTTGTTTCATAACATATTACGCTCGCAAATCAGCGTTGGAAGCACAAAATGCCCTTCACAACATGAAAATTCTCCCTGGG ATGCATCACCCCGTTCAGATGAAGCCAGCTGACAGTGAGAAGAATAATG CGGTGGAAGACAGGAAGTTGTTCATAGGGATGATATCGAAAAAGTGTAATGAGAATGACATCAGACTTATGTTCTCGCCGTACGGACAGATCGAGGAATGTAGAATACTACGTGGGCCGGATGGACTGAGCCGTG GTTGTGCGTTTATCACTTTTACAGCAAGACAGATGGCACAGTCAACAATCAAATCCATGCACCAATCACAAACTATGGAG GGCTGTTCGTCTCCCATCGTCGTGAAGTTTGCCGACACGCAGAAGGACAAAGAGCAGAAGCGCATCGCCCAGCAGCTTCAGCAGCAGATGCAGCAGCTCAACGCTGCCTCAATGTGGGGGAATCTGACCGGGCTCAACTCTCTGGGCCCACAGTATCTGGCA CTTTATTTACAGCTCCTCCAGCAGTCTGCCACCTCTGGGAATACCCTCAACAACCTTCACCCCATGTCTG GGCTGAATGCCATGCAGAACCTGGCTGCTCTGGCAGCGGCGGCCAGCGCAACACAGGCCACGGGCAGCAGCGCTCTCACCACCTCTAGCAGTCCCCTCAGTGTGCTCACCAGCTCAG CAGGATCGTCACCCACCTCCTGTAACAACAACTCAGTGAACCCCATGGCCTCTTTAGGGGCGCTGCAGTCGTTGGCCGCAGGGGCTGGAGCCGGCCTCAACATGGGCTCACTTGCAG GGATGGCAGCCCTGAACGGTGGTCTAGGCAGCGGGGGCATGTCGAACGGAACTGGTAGCACCATGGAAGCCCTTACCCAGGCCTACTCCGGGATCCAGCAGTACGCTGCTGCTGCCCTCCCCAGCCTCTACAACCAGAGCCTGCTCTCCCAACAGAGTGTCAGTGCTGCAGGGAGCCAGAAGGAAG GCCCTGAGGGAGCCAACTTGTTCATATACCACCTCCCCCAGGAGTTTGGAGACCAAGACCTGCTCCAGATGTTCATGCCCTTTGGCAACGTTATTTCCGCTAAGGTGTTCATTGACAAGCAGACCAACCTCAGCAAGTGTTTTG GCTTTGTGAGTTACGACAATCCAGTCTCATCTCAGGCCGCCATTCAGTCGATGAACGGTTTCCAAATTGGTATGAAGCGACTAAAGGTGCAGCTGAAGCGATCCAAAAATGACAGCAAGCCATACTGA
- the LOC124033927 gene encoding CUGBP Elav-like family member 1 isoform X11, whose product MDSIDAEVLYLSTEQHGQPQCELPHTALEVPTMGGAKKMNGTLDHPDQPDIDAIKMFVGQIPRSWAEEQLRELFEPYGAVYEINVLRDRSQNPPQSKGCCFITYYARKSALEAQNALHNMKILPGMHHPVQMKPADSEKNNAVEDRKLFIGMISKKCNENDIRLMFSPYGQIEECRILRGPDGLSRGCAFITFTARQMAQSTIKSMHQSQTMEGCSSPIVVKFADTQKDKEQKRIAQQLQQQMQQLNAASMWGNLTGLNSLGPQYLALYLQLLQQSATSGNTLNNLHPMSGMSGLNAMQNLAALAAAASATQATGSSALTTSSSPLSVLTSSAGSSPTSCNNNSVNPMASLGALQSLAAGAGAGLNMGSLAELLCLGMAALNGGLGSGGMSNGTGSTMEALTQAYSGIQQYAAAALPSLYNQSLLSQQSVSAAGSQKEGPEGANLFIYHLPQEFGDQDLLQMFMPFGNVISAKVFIDKQTNLSKCFGFVSYDNPVSSQAAIQSMNGFQIGMKRLKVQLKRSKNDSKPY is encoded by the exons ggcaAAGAAGATGAATGGGACCCTGGACCACCCAGACCAGCCCGACATCGATGCTATCAAGATGTTCGTTGGCCAGATCCCACGGTCCTGGGCAGAGGAACAGCTGCGGGAGCTTTTTGAGCCTTACGGCGCCGTCTACGAAATCAATGTGTTGCGTGACAGGAGCCAAAATCCCCCACAGAGCAAAG GTTGTTGTTTCATAACATATTACGCTCGCAAATCAGCGTTGGAAGCACAAAATGCCCTTCACAACATGAAAATTCTCCCTGGG ATGCATCACCCCGTTCAGATGAAGCCAGCTGACAGTGAGAAGAATAATG CGGTGGAAGACAGGAAGTTGTTCATAGGGATGATATCGAAAAAGTGTAATGAGAATGACATCAGACTTATGTTCTCGCCGTACGGACAGATCGAGGAATGTAGAATACTACGTGGGCCGGATGGACTGAGCCGTG GTTGTGCGTTTATCACTTTTACAGCAAGACAGATGGCACAGTCAACAATCAAATCCATGCACCAATCACAAACTATGGAG GGCTGTTCGTCTCCCATCGTCGTGAAGTTTGCCGACACGCAGAAGGACAAAGAGCAGAAGCGCATCGCCCAGCAGCTTCAGCAGCAGATGCAGCAGCTCAACGCTGCCTCAATGTGGGGGAATCTGACCGGGCTCAACTCTCTGGGCCCACAGTATCTGGCA CTTTATTTACAGCTCCTCCAGCAGTCTGCCACCTCTGGGAATACCCTCAACAACCTTCACCCCATGTCTGGTATGTCAG GGCTGAATGCCATGCAGAACCTGGCTGCTCTGGCAGCGGCGGCCAGCGCAACACAGGCCACGGGCAGCAGCGCTCTCACCACCTCTAGCAGTCCCCTCAGTGTGCTCACCAGCTCAG CAGGATCGTCACCCACCTCCTGTAACAACAACTCAGTGAACCCCATGGCCTCTTTAGGGGCGCTGCAGTCGTTGGCCGCAGGGGCTGGAGCCGGCCTCAACATGGGCTCACTTGCAG AGCTCCTGTGTCTAGGGATGGCAGCCCTGAACGGTGGTCTAGGCAGCGGGGGCATGTCGAACGGAACTGGTAGCACCATGGAAGCCCTTACCCAGGCCTACTCCGGGATCCAGCAGTACGCTGCTGCTGCCCTCCCCAGCCTCTACAACCAGAGCCTGCTCTCCCAACAGAGTGTCAGTGCTGCAGGGAGCCAGAAGGAAG GCCCTGAGGGAGCCAACTTGTTCATATACCACCTCCCCCAGGAGTTTGGAGACCAAGACCTGCTCCAGATGTTCATGCCCTTTGGCAACGTTATTTCCGCTAAGGTGTTCATTGACAAGCAGACCAACCTCAGCAAGTGTTTTG GCTTTGTGAGTTACGACAATCCAGTCTCATCTCAGGCCGCCATTCAGTCGATGAACGGTTTCCAAATTGGTATGAAGCGACTAAAGGTGCAGCTGAAGCGATCCAAAAATGACAGCAAGCCATACTGA
- the LOC124033927 gene encoding CUGBP Elav-like family member 1 isoform X20 produces MASFKLDFLPEMMVDHCSLNSSPVAKKMNGTLDHPDQPDIDAIKMFVGQIPRSWAEEQLRELFEPYGAVYEINVLRDRSQNPPQSKGCCFITYYARKSALEAQNALHNMKILPGMHHPVQMKPADSEKNNAVEDRKLFIGMISKKCNENDIRLMFSPYGQIEECRILRGPDGLSRGCAFITFTARQMAQSTIKSMHQSQTMEGCSSPIVVKFADTQKDKEQKRIAQQLQQQMQQLNAASMWGNLTGLNSLGPQYLALYLQLLQQSATSGNTLNNLHPMSGLNAMQNLAALAAAASATQATGSSALTTSSSPLSVLTSSAGSSPTSCNNNSVNPMASLGALQSLAAGAGAGLNMGSLAGMAALNGGLGSGGMSNGTGSTMEALTQAYSGIQQYAAAALPSLYNQSLLSQQSVSAAGSQKEGPEGANLFIYHLPQEFGDQDLLQMFMPFGNVISAKVFIDKQTNLSKCFGFVSYDNPVSSQAAIQSMNGFQIGMKRLKVQLKRSKNDSKPY; encoded by the exons ggcaAAGAAGATGAATGGGACCCTGGACCACCCAGACCAGCCCGACATCGATGCTATCAAGATGTTCGTTGGCCAGATCCCACGGTCCTGGGCAGAGGAACAGCTGCGGGAGCTTTTTGAGCCTTACGGCGCCGTCTACGAAATCAATGTGTTGCGTGACAGGAGCCAAAATCCCCCACAGAGCAAAG GTTGTTGTTTCATAACATATTACGCTCGCAAATCAGCGTTGGAAGCACAAAATGCCCTTCACAACATGAAAATTCTCCCTGGG ATGCATCACCCCGTTCAGATGAAGCCAGCTGACAGTGAGAAGAATAATG CGGTGGAAGACAGGAAGTTGTTCATAGGGATGATATCGAAAAAGTGTAATGAGAATGACATCAGACTTATGTTCTCGCCGTACGGACAGATCGAGGAATGTAGAATACTACGTGGGCCGGATGGACTGAGCCGTG GTTGTGCGTTTATCACTTTTACAGCAAGACAGATGGCACAGTCAACAATCAAATCCATGCACCAATCACAAACTATGGAG GGCTGTTCGTCTCCCATCGTCGTGAAGTTTGCCGACACGCAGAAGGACAAAGAGCAGAAGCGCATCGCCCAGCAGCTTCAGCAGCAGATGCAGCAGCTCAACGCTGCCTCAATGTGGGGGAATCTGACCGGGCTCAACTCTCTGGGCCCACAGTATCTGGCA CTTTATTTACAGCTCCTCCAGCAGTCTGCCACCTCTGGGAATACCCTCAACAACCTTCACCCCATGTCTG GGCTGAATGCCATGCAGAACCTGGCTGCTCTGGCAGCGGCGGCCAGCGCAACACAGGCCACGGGCAGCAGCGCTCTCACCACCTCTAGCAGTCCCCTCAGTGTGCTCACCAGCTCAG CAGGATCGTCACCCACCTCCTGTAACAACAACTCAGTGAACCCCATGGCCTCTTTAGGGGCGCTGCAGTCGTTGGCCGCAGGGGCTGGAGCCGGCCTCAACATGGGCTCACTTGCAG GGATGGCAGCCCTGAACGGTGGTCTAGGCAGCGGGGGCATGTCGAACGGAACTGGTAGCACCATGGAAGCCCTTACCCAGGCCTACTCCGGGATCCAGCAGTACGCTGCTGCTGCCCTCCCCAGCCTCTACAACCAGAGCCTGCTCTCCCAACAGAGTGTCAGTGCTGCAGGGAGCCAGAAGGAAG GCCCTGAGGGAGCCAACTTGTTCATATACCACCTCCCCCAGGAGTTTGGAGACCAAGACCTGCTCCAGATGTTCATGCCCTTTGGCAACGTTATTTCCGCTAAGGTGTTCATTGACAAGCAGACCAACCTCAGCAAGTGTTTTG GCTTTGTGAGTTACGACAATCCAGTCTCATCTCAGGCCGCCATTCAGTCGATGAACGGTTTCCAAATTGGTATGAAGCGACTAAAGGTGCAGCTGAAGCGATCCAAAAATGACAGCAAGCCATACTGA
- the LOC124033927 gene encoding CUGBP Elav-like family member 1 isoform X13: MDSIDAEVLYLSTEQHGQPQCELPHTALEVPTMGGAKKMNGTLDHPDQPDIDAIKMFVGQIPRSWAEEQLRELFEPYGAVYEINVLRDRSQNPPQSKGCCFITYYARKSALEAQNALHNMKILPGMHHPVQMKPADSEKNNAVEDRKLFIGMISKKCNENDIRLMFSPYGQIEECRILRGPDGLSRGCAFITFTARQMAQSTIKSMHQSQTMEGCSSPIVVKFADTQKDKEQKRIAQQLQQQMQQLNAASMWGNLTGLNSLGPQYLALYLQLLQQSATSGNTLNNLHPMSGMSGLNAMQNLAALAAAASATQATGSSALTTSSSPLSVLTSSAGSSPTSCNNNSVNPMASLGALQSLAAGAGAGLNMGSLAGMAALNGGLGSGGMSNGTGSTMEALTQAYSGIQQYAAAALPSLYNQSLLSQQSVSAAGSQKEGPEGANLFIYHLPQEFGDQDLLQMFMPFGNVISAKVFIDKQTNLSKCFGFVSYDNPVSSQAAIQSMNGFQIGMKRLKVQLKRSKNDSKPY; the protein is encoded by the exons ggcaAAGAAGATGAATGGGACCCTGGACCACCCAGACCAGCCCGACATCGATGCTATCAAGATGTTCGTTGGCCAGATCCCACGGTCCTGGGCAGAGGAACAGCTGCGGGAGCTTTTTGAGCCTTACGGCGCCGTCTACGAAATCAATGTGTTGCGTGACAGGAGCCAAAATCCCCCACAGAGCAAAG GTTGTTGTTTCATAACATATTACGCTCGCAAATCAGCGTTGGAAGCACAAAATGCCCTTCACAACATGAAAATTCTCCCTGGG ATGCATCACCCCGTTCAGATGAAGCCAGCTGACAGTGAGAAGAATAATG CGGTGGAAGACAGGAAGTTGTTCATAGGGATGATATCGAAAAAGTGTAATGAGAATGACATCAGACTTATGTTCTCGCCGTACGGACAGATCGAGGAATGTAGAATACTACGTGGGCCGGATGGACTGAGCCGTG GTTGTGCGTTTATCACTTTTACAGCAAGACAGATGGCACAGTCAACAATCAAATCCATGCACCAATCACAAACTATGGAG GGCTGTTCGTCTCCCATCGTCGTGAAGTTTGCCGACACGCAGAAGGACAAAGAGCAGAAGCGCATCGCCCAGCAGCTTCAGCAGCAGATGCAGCAGCTCAACGCTGCCTCAATGTGGGGGAATCTGACCGGGCTCAACTCTCTGGGCCCACAGTATCTGGCA CTTTATTTACAGCTCCTCCAGCAGTCTGCCACCTCTGGGAATACCCTCAACAACCTTCACCCCATGTCTGGTATGTCAG GGCTGAATGCCATGCAGAACCTGGCTGCTCTGGCAGCGGCGGCCAGCGCAACACAGGCCACGGGCAGCAGCGCTCTCACCACCTCTAGCAGTCCCCTCAGTGTGCTCACCAGCTCAG CAGGATCGTCACCCACCTCCTGTAACAACAACTCAGTGAACCCCATGGCCTCTTTAGGGGCGCTGCAGTCGTTGGCCGCAGGGGCTGGAGCCGGCCTCAACATGGGCTCACTTGCAG GGATGGCAGCCCTGAACGGTGGTCTAGGCAGCGGGGGCATGTCGAACGGAACTGGTAGCACCATGGAAGCCCTTACCCAGGCCTACTCCGGGATCCAGCAGTACGCTGCTGCTGCCCTCCCCAGCCTCTACAACCAGAGCCTGCTCTCCCAACAGAGTGTCAGTGCTGCAGGGAGCCAGAAGGAAG GCCCTGAGGGAGCCAACTTGTTCATATACCACCTCCCCCAGGAGTTTGGAGACCAAGACCTGCTCCAGATGTTCATGCCCTTTGGCAACGTTATTTCCGCTAAGGTGTTCATTGACAAGCAGACCAACCTCAGCAAGTGTTTTG GCTTTGTGAGTTACGACAATCCAGTCTCATCTCAGGCCGCCATTCAGTCGATGAACGGTTTCCAAATTGGTATGAAGCGACTAAAGGTGCAGCTGAAGCGATCCAAAAATGACAGCAAGCCATACTGA
- the LOC124033927 gene encoding CUGBP Elav-like family member 1 isoform X9 encodes MDSIDAEVLYLSTEQHGQPQCELPHTALEVPTMGGAKKMNGTLDHPDQPDIDAIKMFVGQIPRSWAEEQLRELFEPYGAVYEINVLRDRSQNPPQSKGCCFITYYARKSALEAQNALHNMKILPGMHHPVQMKPADSEKNNAVEDRKLFIGMISKKCNENDIRLMFSPYGQIEECRILRGPDGLSRGCAFITFTARQMAQSTIKSMHQSQTMEGCSSPIVVKFADTQKDKEQKRIAQQLQQQMQQLNAASMWGNLTGLNSLGPQYLALYLQLLQQSATSGNTLNNLHPMSGLNAMQNLAALAAAASATQATGSSALTTSSSPLSVLTSSGTGTGQQAHSSWDTYKAGSSPTSCNNNSVNPMASLGALQSLAAGAGAGLNMGSLAGMAALNGGLGSGGMSNGTGSTMEALTQAYSGIQQYAAAALPSLYNQSLLSQQSVSAAGSQKEGPEGANLFIYHLPQEFGDQDLLQMFMPFGNVISAKVFIDKQTNLSKCFGFVSYDNPVSSQAAIQSMNGFQIGMKRLKVQLKRSKNDSKPY; translated from the exons ggcaAAGAAGATGAATGGGACCCTGGACCACCCAGACCAGCCCGACATCGATGCTATCAAGATGTTCGTTGGCCAGATCCCACGGTCCTGGGCAGAGGAACAGCTGCGGGAGCTTTTTGAGCCTTACGGCGCCGTCTACGAAATCAATGTGTTGCGTGACAGGAGCCAAAATCCCCCACAGAGCAAAG GTTGTTGTTTCATAACATATTACGCTCGCAAATCAGCGTTGGAAGCACAAAATGCCCTTCACAACATGAAAATTCTCCCTGGG ATGCATCACCCCGTTCAGATGAAGCCAGCTGACAGTGAGAAGAATAATG CGGTGGAAGACAGGAAGTTGTTCATAGGGATGATATCGAAAAAGTGTAATGAGAATGACATCAGACTTATGTTCTCGCCGTACGGACAGATCGAGGAATGTAGAATACTACGTGGGCCGGATGGACTGAGCCGTG GTTGTGCGTTTATCACTTTTACAGCAAGACAGATGGCACAGTCAACAATCAAATCCATGCACCAATCACAAACTATGGAG GGCTGTTCGTCTCCCATCGTCGTGAAGTTTGCCGACACGCAGAAGGACAAAGAGCAGAAGCGCATCGCCCAGCAGCTTCAGCAGCAGATGCAGCAGCTCAACGCTGCCTCAATGTGGGGGAATCTGACCGGGCTCAACTCTCTGGGCCCACAGTATCTGGCA CTTTATTTACAGCTCCTCCAGCAGTCTGCCACCTCTGGGAATACCCTCAACAACCTTCACCCCATGTCTG GGCTGAATGCCATGCAGAACCTGGCTGCTCTGGCAGCGGCGGCCAGCGCAACACAGGCCACGGGCAGCAGCGCTCTCACCACCTCTAGCAGTCCCCTCAGTGTGCTCACCAGCTCAGGTACGGGTACTGGACAGCAAGCACACTCATCATGGGACACCTACAAGG CAGGATCGTCACCCACCTCCTGTAACAACAACTCAGTGAACCCCATGGCCTCTTTAGGGGCGCTGCAGTCGTTGGCCGCAGGGGCTGGAGCCGGCCTCAACATGGGCTCACTTGCAG GGATGGCAGCCCTGAACGGTGGTCTAGGCAGCGGGGGCATGTCGAACGGAACTGGTAGCACCATGGAAGCCCTTACCCAGGCCTACTCCGGGATCCAGCAGTACGCTGCTGCTGCCCTCCCCAGCCTCTACAACCAGAGCCTGCTCTCCCAACAGAGTGTCAGTGCTGCAGGGAGCCAGAAGGAAG GCCCTGAGGGAGCCAACTTGTTCATATACCACCTCCCCCAGGAGTTTGGAGACCAAGACCTGCTCCAGATGTTCATGCCCTTTGGCAACGTTATTTCCGCTAAGGTGTTCATTGACAAGCAGACCAACCTCAGCAAGTGTTTTG GCTTTGTGAGTTACGACAATCCAGTCTCATCTCAGGCCGCCATTCAGTCGATGAACGGTTTCCAAATTGGTATGAAGCGACTAAAGGTGCAGCTGAAGCGATCCAAAAATGACAGCAAGCCATACTGA